The genomic interval AGACGATGTCGTTCACGGAAGGTGCATTGAGGAAGCGGCGGACCTTCTCGCGCGCCGCCTCATAGGCATCGGTCGCAACATTGGAGAGGTAGTGCAGGCCGCGATGCACATTGGCATATTCATGGGCATAAGCGTGCGAGATGGCGTCGATTACCACCTGCGGCTTCTGTGCCGACGCGCCATTGTCGAGATAGACCAGCGGCTTGCCGTGCACCTTCTCCGCCAGGATCGGAAAATCCCGGCGGATGGCTTCTACGTCGTATTGTGTGGCCGCTGCTATCTTGTCCATCGATATATCCGATCAGGCGTGCTTTTCGAGCCAGGCCGAAATCACGCCTTCCAGCGCTTCGACCAGGGCCTCGTCTTCCAGTTCCTCAACGATTTCGGCGACGAAGGCGTTGACGAGCATTGCCCGCGCCTTGTTCTCCGGAATGCCGCGCGCCATCATGTAATAGAGATGATTGGCGTCGATATCGGTCACCGTCGCGCCATGGCCGCACTGGACGTCGTCGGCGAAGATCTCGAGCTCGGGCTTGACCGAAAACTCGGCATCGTCGGACATCAGCAGCGTGTTGCAAGCCATCTTGGCATCGGTCTTCTGCGCATCGGGCGCCACCCGGATCATGCCCTGGAACACACCCTTGGCTCGGTCGAAGACGACGTTGCGGATCACTTCGGTCGAACCGGTATGCGGCACGTCGTGGCCGAGCACCATCGTCACGTCGGTATGGCTTTCGGCCCCGAGCAGATTGATGCCGCGCAGCGTCAGATCGGCGCCCTCACCCGTCACCTTGATATGCAGTTCCTGCCGTACCAACTTACCGCCGGCATTGATGACGAACAGGCGAAGCTTGGCGTCGGCGCCGAGATCGACGCGGATCTGGCCGAGATGCGTATCCTCGGCGCCCTGCTGCTGCAGGATGATCCAGGTCAGTTCCGTGCCTTCGCCAACCGCGATGTCACTGATGTGGGACACGAAGGCGGCATCGCCGGTCACCGCAAGGTGACGCTCGATGACTGTTCCCTTGACGCCGGCGCCAAAGGAAACGGGAAGGCGCGTATGCGTCTGTCCGCCAGCGTGGATGAACTGGATTTCAAGCGGATTTTCAAGCTCGGTCTCGGCAGGCACATCGACCACATAGCCGTCGCGCACGAAGCTGCCATTGATCCGGCCGACAGCATCGTCGCTGCCCAGTGCATCGAGCCCATCAGCCGCGGAGCCGTCGATCAAGCGCTCGGAATAGGCGGAAAGCCCGAGGCCATTGGCGACCGCCTTCTGATTGGCATGGCCCTGGATCACCGCCAGCACCGTGGAGCCGGCGACAACCGGGTCGAGCGCGTTGGAGCCAGCATCACCCACTTGCGGCGGCACGGCGCGCAGGAGGTTTTTGAGATCAGTGTAATGCCAGGCCTCAATACGGCGCGTCGGCAGGCCGGCCTTCTTTAAATCATCGAGAAGCCGGTCGCGCAACGCCGTCACTGCACCATTGCCGGGCAGGTCGCCAATCTGATGGTTGAAGGCGTCGATCAGCGCCGTTTCGGCCGCGGTAAGACGGCTCGTCGTCTGCATGTTCATGGACGTCGTCCTTTCCACCCGAACTCAGGCCGCGGCTGCGCCGATAATGTCGGCGTAACCATTGGCTTCCAGCTCATGCGCCAAGGTCTTGTCGCCCGACTTGACCACCTGGCCCTTGTAAAGGACGTGGACAGTGTCGGGTACGATATAGTTGAGCAGGCGCTGGTAATGGGTGATGACGACGACGGCGCGATCGGGCGAACGCAACGCATTGACGCCGTCGGCAACGATCTTCAGCGCGTCGATGTCGAGGCCGGAATCGGTTTCGTCGAGCACGCAGAGCTTCGGCTCCAGCAGCGCCATCTGCAGTATCTCGGCGCGCTTCTTCTCGCCGCCGGAGAAACCGACGTTGAGCGGCCGCTTCAGCATTTCGGTGTTGATCTGCAGCTTGGCTGCAGCTTCCTTGACGCGGCGCATGAAGTCCGGCGTCGTCAGTTCGTCCTCGCCACGCGCCTTGCGCTGCTCGTTCATCGCGACCTTCAGGAACTGCATGGTGGCGACGCCGGGAATTTCGACTGGATACTGAAAGGCGAGAAAGATGCCCTTGGCGGCGCGTTCGGACGGATCGAGCTCGAGAATGCTCTCGCCGTTATAAAGGATGTCGCCCTCGGTCACTTCATAGTCTTCACGGCCGGACAGCACATAGGAGAGCGTCGACTTGCCGGAACCGTTCGGTCCCATGATCGCCGCAACTTCGCCGGCCTTTACCGTCAGGTTCAGGCCACGGATGATCTCGGTGCCGTCTTCGGCGATGCGGGCATGAAGGTTTCTGATTTCAAGCATCTTGTTTTTCCTATTCTAAAGCGGCTTCAAGGGCCGCCCAATTGACCGTTTTCACCGGTCTCGATCGTCATCCTCGGGCTTGTCCCGAGGATCTAAGCCTTCAATTGTAATCGCTCCACTGCCGCGTATCTTCATGCGGCCGATAGACATTCTCGATTTCGTCGATGCGCTCGTAAAGGTCCATCCAAGTCGGGTTGAGCTCCTCGACGAGCTTGATTTTCCATTCACGCAGGTAGCGTTTTAGAGATTTCTCTCGCTGGATCGCCAGCACAATGTTCGGGTGGCTCTCAAACCAGACGAGGTTTTTCGCTCTGTATTTCTCCGTAAAACCCTTGTGGATTTTGTTGCCGTGTTCCCATACGCGCCCTTGCAGATCGCTGGTGACGCCGGTGTAGATTACACCTCTTGGTTTGTCGGACATCATGTAGACAAACCCGCTCACCCGATCCTCCGCAGTTGTGCTTAGATCCTCGGGACAAGCCCGAGGATGACGGAAAACCGCTTAGCCAACACTCCCTTCCAGCGAGATGCTGATCAGCTTCTGCGCCTCGACGGCGAATTCCATCGGCAGTTCCTGCAGGACTTCCTTGACGAAGCCGTTGACGATCAGCGCGATTGCCGCCTCGGTCGGAATCCCACGCTGCAGGCAGTAGAACAGCTGATCCTCGGAGATCTTCGAGGTGGTCGCCTCGTGCTCGAATTGCGCCGTCGAATTCTTCGCCTCGATATAGGGCACGGTGTGAGCACCGCACTTGTCGCCGATCAGGAGCGAGTCGCACTGGGTGAAGTTGCGCGCGTTCGAGGCCTTGCGGTGAGCCGAGACCTGGCCGCGATAGGTGTTGTTGGAAACACCGGCGGCGATACCCTTGGAGACGATGCGGCTCGACGTGTTCTTGCCGAGATGGATCATCTTGGTGCCGCTGTCGATCTGCTGATGGCCGTTGGAGACGGCGATCGAGTAGAACTCGCCGCGGCTGTCGTCGCCGCGCAGGATGCAGGACGGATATTTCCAGGTGATCGCCGAACCGGTTTCGACCTGCGTCCATGAGATTTTAGAGCGATCGCCGCGGCAATCGCCGCGCTTGGTGACGAAGTTGTAGATGCCGCCCTTGCCTTCCTTGTCGCCGGGATACCAGTTCTGGACGGTGGAATACTTGATCTCGGCATCGTCGAGCGCGACCAGTTCGACCACGGCCGCATGCAGCTGGTTTTCGTCACGCTGCGGTGCTGTGCAGCCTTCGAGATAGGAGACGTAAGCGCCCTCTTCCGCGATAATCAAGGTGCGCTCGAACTGGCCGGTGCCCTTTTCGTTGATGCGGAAATAGGTGGAAAGCTCCATCGGGCAGCGAACCCCCCTCGGCACGAAGACGAAGGAGCCGTCGGTAAAGACCGCCGAATTCAGCGTCGCATAATAATTGTCCGAGGTCGGCACGACCGAGCCGAGATATTTGCGGACGAGATCCGGATGCTCGCGTATGGCCTCCGAGATCGACATGAAGATCACGCCGGCCTTCTTCAGCTCCGCCTTGAAAGTGGTGACGACCGAGACGCTGTCGAAAACGGCATCGACGGCGATCTTCGGCTTATCGACGCCGGCCAGGATCTCCTGTTCGCGCAGCGGAATGCCGAGCTTGTCATAGACCTTCAACAATTCCGGATCGACTTCGTCGAGCGACTTCGGACCCGGCGCGCTCTTCGGCGCAGCGTAATAATGAATGTCATTGAAATCGATCTTCGGATAGTTGACGCGCGCCCAGGTCGGCTCTTCCAGCGTCAGCCACCGGCGATAGGCCTCGAGACGCCACTCCAGCATCCATTCCGGCTCCTGCTTCTTGGCCGAAATGAAGCGGATGATATCCTCGGACAGGCCCTTCGGCGCCTTGTCCATTTCAATGACGGTCTCGAAACCGTATTTGTACTGGTCCACATCGATCAGGCGCACCTGGTCGATCGTTTCCTGCACGGCAGCCATTTCGTTCTCCAATCTCGCCGGATACAAGGTCCGGCAGCTTGTAGCGTATGGGCAATTCAATTGCCCCTCATGTCGGGCAATTGCTTGCCCAGTATGTAAGTGGCCAAAAGGGACTTTTCAGCCCGATTGGCAAGCGGAAATTTGCGTTTCCGCAAGTTTATGATGCGGTCAGGCCGCCTCGCCCGCCGACCTGCGCCGGCAGGCGATCTTCGCAAAGGCGGCAATCGCCCTGTCGACGTCCTCTTCCGTCGTCGAAAAGCCGAGCGATATGCGCAGCGCTCCGAGTTTGGCGTCGCGTCCCATCGCCGTCAGCACATGACTTTCGCCGAGCCGACCGGACGAGCAGGCCGATCCTGCCGAAAGCGCAACGCCTTCGAGATCGAAGGCGATCTGCCCGGTCTCTGCCTTCAGCCCCGGCAAGGTGAAAAAAATCGTATTGGCGACACGCCCGCCGCCCTCACCATGGATGATCACGTCGGATGCCTGCCTGCGCATGCCGGCCTCCAACCGATCGCGCAGCGCCCCGATCGCCGCATTGCGTGTCTCGAGCTGGCCCGCGGCCGCCTCGGCCGCCGCGCCGAACCCGATCAGCGCCAGCGAATTCTGTGTCCCCGATCGGTGACCGCGTTCCTGCCCGCCGCCCTGGATCAGCGGCCGCGGCATCAACGCCTCGCCGCGCGCAATCAGCGCGCCGGCTCCCTTTGGCCCGCCGATCTTGTGCGACGAAACGATCATGAAATCGGCACCGATCCGCTCGATGTCGAGCGGGATACGCCCCGCCGCCTGCACCGCGTCGACGACGAAGAGCCCACCATGGGCATGGATGATCTTTGCCGCCGCCTCGACCGGCTGGATGATGCCCGTTTCATTGTTGACGAGCATGATGGCGACCATCGGCAGGCCGGCGGCCTTGTCATGAGCAGCAAGCAACATGGCGAGCGCATCGAGATCGACGATGCCGGCTTCCGTCACCGGGATCTCCGTCGTCTTCTCCTTGGCAAAGCGGCCGCCCTCGCGCACCGCCGGATGCTCGATTGCCGAGACATAAAGATGGCCAAGCTGGAGCGGCGTGCGGCCCATGCGGAAATCCGGCGTCAGCACCAGATTGGCCGCTTCCGTCGCGCCGCTGGTGAAGACCACGTTGGCGGCATCAGTGCCGGCAAATGCGGACACTTTGCGCCGCGCGCCTTCAATGGCTGCGCGTGCGGCGCGGCCTTCTCCATGCACGCTGTTCGGATTGCCGAATATGTCGATCGCGCGCATGATCGCCTCGCGCGCTGCGGGGTGCAGCGGCGCTGTGGCATTCCAGTCGAGATAAAGGCGTGGCGGCGCCATGATCTTCAGTCCTGCGCTTGACGAGCTTGCTTCAGCATCGGCGGTGCATTTTTCTTGAAATTTCCGCCGGGCTTGCCTTATGACACGTTCCACGAAGCGTGGATCGCCATGTAAGTTTCGAATTGTTCTAAACTGCGTTTTAGAAAAGCTGACAACATTAGTCAAGTCATGTTGTCGTCCAACGCAGCGCGAACGCGAAATAAAACCCGGAGTACCAATGCCCGAAGTTATTTTCAACGGCCCAGCCGGCCGTCTTGAAGGCCGCTACCAGCCCTCCAAGGAAAAAAGCGCGCCGATTGCGCTCATCCTGCATCCGCATCCGCAGTTCGGCGGCACGATGAACAATCAGATCGTCTACCAGCTCTTCTACATGTTTCAGAAGCGCGGATTCACGACGCTGCGCTTCAATTTCCGGGGCATCGGCCGAAGCCAGGGCGAATTCGATCATGGTGCCGGCGAATTGTCCGACGCCGCCTCCGCGCTCGACTGGGTGCAGAGCCTGCACCCCGATTCCAAGACCTGTTGGGTCGCCGGATATTCCTTCGGCGCCTGGATCGGCATGCAGCTTCTCATGCGCCGACCGGAGATCGAAGGTTTTATGTCGATCGCTCCGCAGCCGAATACCTACGACTTCTCCTTCTTGGCGCCCTGCCCCTCGTCCGGCCTGATCATCAACGGCGAAGCCGACAAGGTTGCGCCGGAAAAAGATGTGAACGGCCTCGTCGAAAAGCTGAAGACCCAGAAAGGCATCCTCATCACCCATCGCACCGTTGCCAACGCCAATCATTTCTTCAATGGTCAGGTGGAGACGCTGATGAGCGAATGTGAGGACTATCTCGACCGCCGCCTCAATGGCGAGTTGGTGCCGGAGCCGGCGGCAAAGCGTATCCGCTGATCCTCATAGCGCCAACGGCTGCCCACCGCCATCGTCACGGCGCGCCGGGGTTTGCCGACCGCATCCCGGCGATCAGCTCGAAAGCCATGTCGAGCACTCCATCGATCAGGATCGGCGCGCGTTCACGCATGCCGATCTTCTTGAGGACGCGTTGCGAGGCGATGTTTTCGGGGTGGGTGAAGGCGATGAGGCTCGAAGCGAACTGCTTTTCGAAGAACCAGCCGGCCAGTGCGCTTGCCGCCTCCGTCGCCAGGCCCTTGCCCCACGCCTCTTCGCGCAAGGAATAGCCGAGTTCGAATTCTTCGCGCCTGAACCGCGAAATGCCGGCACGGCCGATGAAGCTGCCGTCCTCGGCGAGAAGCTTATATTTGGTCGTGCCATCCCGCTCCTGCTCCTCGAACCAACCGCGCAGCCGCGCCGCGGCCTTATCGAGACTCCAGGGAGCGTTACCGGGAAGATAGCGCGTCGTCGCTGTCGTTGAATGCAGTTTCTGCAACAGGGCGGCGTCGCCATCGTCCCACATGACAAAGCGCAGTCGCGGCGTCTTCAATATCAGCCTTTCCCGTGTCACGGCGTTGCCAGCACTCCGCCAGTGACGGGCGAGGCCACTCCCGTCGTGCTGGGAAATGTCAGCGGCAGCCCCTCCAACGAGCGCACGGCGAGATAGGCCCAGGCCTCGGCTTCCAGCGCATCGCCGTCGAAGCCTGCCGCCTCGGCGCTCAGCACCCTCGATCCCAGCCCTTCGGCCATCGCCGAGAACTCAGCCATCAAGGTGGCGTTCAGCCGCCCGCCGCCGCAGACGATATAGGTTGACGGGCTCTCGGGCAGGAACCCGGCGGATTTGACGATCGATGCGGCGGCGACATGCGCGAGCGTCCGGGCGCCGTCTTCGAGGCTCGCCTCCTCCGGCCGAAGCGGCGCGAAATCGCCGCGATCGAGCGAACGGCGGACATTGCCGCGGAAGAACGGGCTTTCCAGATAACGCGCCGCCAGGGCGGGGATCACCTTGCCGCGTCCACCGATCTCGCCGCCGGGATCATAGGTTCTGCCGGTCTGCATTTCGACCCATTGGTCGATCAGCGCATTGCCCGGACCGCTGTCGAAGGCGGCAATCCGGCCGTCCGCGCCGATATAGGTCAGGTTGGAGATGCCACCGATATTGACGAAGCACACCGCCTCGCCCGCCTGCTGCAGTTTTCCCGCCAACGCTGCGTGATAGGCCGGCACCAGCGGCGCGCCCTGCCCGCCGTGCACCATGTCGTTGGCGCGCATGTCGTAGACCACCGGCAGACCGGTCCGGCGCGCCAGTTGCGGGCCGTCGCCAATCTGGATGGTCAGCCCCTCGTCAGGACGATGCAGCACGGTCTGACCATGAAAGCCGAGAACGTCGACGGCATCGGCAGAAAGTCCGAAACGCTGACGGAATGCCGTAACGGCGAGGGCATGCCACTCGGTCAGCTCGAGTTCGATTTCCCGGAGCTCGGCGGGCCGCTCGCGCCGGTCGGTCAGCGGCCGCGACAATTCCAGCGCCCGTTTGAGCCGCTCACGAAAATCTGCCTCATAAGGGACGCCCAGGAACGGCCCGCGCTCGATGAAGCCGCGGCCGTCGGTCCTGATGAGCGCGACATCGATTCCGTCCATCGACGTGCCGCTCATCAGGCCGATCGCGGTTCTGATCACATCCATGAGGCTTGCCTTCCATGCGATTCCCGGATGCACTTTGATAAAAACAGTGCTAAACGCGCCGCGACAGATCAACAACAACGAAGTTGCGCGAAGCCCCGCGGTCGAGCGCAGACACCAAGAGACGAAAGCCATGTCCGAGTTCAAGTCCGAC from Rhizobium lentis carries:
- the sufD gene encoding Fe-S cluster assembly protein SufD codes for the protein MNMQTTSRLTAAETALIDAFNHQIGDLPGNGAVTALRDRLLDDLKKAGLPTRRIEAWHYTDLKNLLRAVPPQVGDAGSNALDPVVAGSTVLAVIQGHANQKAVANGLGLSAYSERLIDGSAADGLDALGSDDAVGRINGSFVRDGYVVDVPAETELENPLEIQFIHAGGQTHTRLPVSFGAGVKGTVIERHLAVTGDAAFVSHISDIAVGEGTELTWIILQQQGAEDTHLGQIRVDLGADAKLRLFVINAGGKLVRQELHIKVTGEGADLTLRGINLLGAESHTDVTMVLGHDVPHTGSTEVIRNVVFDRAKGVFQGMIRVAPDAQKTDAKMACNTLLMSDDAEFSVKPELEIFADDVQCGHGATVTDIDANHLYYMMARGIPENKARAMLVNAFVAEIVEELEDEALVEALEGVISAWLEKHA
- the sufC gene encoding Fe-S cluster assembly ATPase SufC; the encoded protein is MLEIRNLHARIAEDGTEIIRGLNLTVKAGEVAAIMGPNGSGKSTLSYVLSGREDYEVTEGDILYNGESILELDPSERAAKGIFLAFQYPVEIPGVATMQFLKVAMNEQRKARGEDELTTPDFMRRVKEAAAKLQINTEMLKRPLNVGFSGGEKKRAEILQMALLEPKLCVLDETDSGLDIDALKIVADGVNALRSPDRAVVVITHYQRLLNYIVPDTVHVLYKGQVVKSGDKTLAHELEANGYADIIGAAAA
- a CDS encoding GIY-YIG nuclease family protein is translated as MSGFVYMMSDKPRGVIYTGVTSDLQGRVWEHGNKIHKGFTEKYRAKNLVWFESHPNIVLAIQREKSLKRYLREWKIKLVEELNPTWMDLYERIDEIENVYRPHEDTRQWSDYN
- the sufB gene encoding Fe-S cluster assembly protein SufB codes for the protein MAAVQETIDQVRLIDVDQYKYGFETVIEMDKAPKGLSEDIIRFISAKKQEPEWMLEWRLEAYRRWLTLEEPTWARVNYPKIDFNDIHYYAAPKSAPGPKSLDEVDPELLKVYDKLGIPLREQEILAGVDKPKIAVDAVFDSVSVVTTFKAELKKAGVIFMSISEAIREHPDLVRKYLGSVVPTSDNYYATLNSAVFTDGSFVFVPRGVRCPMELSTYFRINEKGTGQFERTLIIAEEGAYVSYLEGCTAPQRDENQLHAAVVELVALDDAEIKYSTVQNWYPGDKEGKGGIYNFVTKRGDCRGDRSKISWTQVETGSAITWKYPSCILRGDDSRGEFYSIAVSNGHQQIDSGTKMIHLGKNTSSRIVSKGIAAGVSNNTYRGQVSAHRKASNARNFTQCDSLLIGDKCGAHTVPYIEAKNSTAQFEHEATTSKISEDQLFYCLQRGIPTEAAIALIVNGFVKEVLQELPMEFAVEAQKLISISLEGSVG
- a CDS encoding cysteine desulfurase family protein; translated protein: MAPPRLYLDWNATAPLHPAAREAIMRAIDIFGNPNSVHGEGRAARAAIEGARRKVSAFAGTDAANVVFTSGATEAANLVLTPDFRMGRTPLQLGHLYVSAIEHPAVREGGRFAKEKTTEIPVTEAGIVDLDALAMLLAAHDKAAGLPMVAIMLVNNETGIIQPVEAAAKIIHAHGGLFVVDAVQAAGRIPLDIERIGADFMIVSSHKIGGPKGAGALIARGEALMPRPLIQGGGQERGHRSGTQNSLALIGFGAAAEAAAGQLETRNAAIGALRDRLEAGMRRQASDVIIHGEGGGRVANTIFFTLPGLKAETGQIAFDLEGVALSAGSACSSGRLGESHVLTAMGRDAKLGALRISLGFSTTEEDVDRAIAAFAKIACRRRSAGEAA
- a CDS encoding alpha/beta hydrolase, whose amino-acid sequence is MPEVIFNGPAGRLEGRYQPSKEKSAPIALILHPHPQFGGTMNNQIVYQLFYMFQKRGFTTLRFNFRGIGRSQGEFDHGAGELSDAASALDWVQSLHPDSKTCWVAGYSFGAWIGMQLLMRRPEIEGFMSIAPQPNTYDFSFLAPCPSSGLIINGEADKVAPEKDVNGLVEKLKTQKGILITHRTVANANHFFNGQVETLMSECEDYLDRRLNGELVPEPAAKRIR
- a CDS encoding GNAT family N-acetyltransferase produces the protein MWDDGDAALLQKLHSTTATTRYLPGNAPWSLDKAAARLRGWFEEQERDGTTKYKLLAEDGSFIGRAGISRFRREEFELGYSLREEAWGKGLATEAASALAGWFFEKQFASSLIAFTHPENIASQRVLKKIGMRERAPILIDGVLDMAFELIAGMRSANPGAP
- a CDS encoding anhydro-N-acetylmuramic acid kinase gives rise to the protein MDVIRTAIGLMSGTSMDGIDVALIRTDGRGFIERGPFLGVPYEADFRERLKRALELSRPLTDRRERPAELREIELELTEWHALAVTAFRQRFGLSADAVDVLGFHGQTVLHRPDEGLTIQIGDGPQLARRTGLPVVYDMRANDMVHGGQGAPLVPAYHAALAGKLQQAGEAVCFVNIGGISNLTYIGADGRIAAFDSGPGNALIDQWVEMQTGRTYDPGGEIGGRGKVIPALAARYLESPFFRGNVRRSLDRGDFAPLRPEEASLEDGARTLAHVAAASIVKSAGFLPESPSTYIVCGGGRLNATLMAEFSAMAEGLGSRVLSAEAAGFDGDALEAEAWAYLAVRSLEGLPLTFPSTTGVASPVTGGVLATP